In a single window of the Paenibacillus sp. MMS20-IR301 genome:
- a CDS encoding alpha/beta hydrolase: MTNPKGENAKNRFTIKRVLHIVLKIIAALLILVLLGIASVFAVNKISTYSEQKRTEPYGQLVPVDGKQMNVFIAGQGEETIVLLPGYGTAAPALDFKPLISELSPHYKVVVVEPFGYGLSDLTGKERTTANIVSEIHEALQSLQIDRYILMAHSISGLYSLNYVNQYPDEVSAYIGLDSSVPTLREQRITSSDIGPVKWFRNLGFARIQLKLSADSYEGLAYDEQTKEQIRILMRKNMYNSTQLNEAVSMYSNYNAAEQLSFPAKLPVLFILQANHPVTDQWVPEHEKQIGHSLHGEIALLYADHYLYRSHPEDIAEKIRDFTADKT, encoded by the coding sequence ATGACTAACCCAAAGGGAGAGAACGCAAAGAACCGTTTCACTATCAAAAGAGTGCTTCATATTGTACTGAAAATAATCGCCGCATTATTGATACTCGTCCTGCTTGGGATCGCCAGCGTATTTGCGGTTAACAAGATCAGCACCTATTCGGAACAAAAAAGAACGGAGCCTTATGGCCAGCTTGTACCTGTAGACGGTAAGCAGATGAATGTGTTCATTGCAGGCCAGGGTGAAGAAACCATCGTGCTTCTGCCTGGTTATGGTACAGCAGCACCTGCACTCGATTTCAAGCCGCTCATATCAGAGCTAAGCCCGCATTATAAAGTAGTAGTGGTTGAGCCTTTTGGTTATGGATTAAGTGACCTGACCGGGAAGGAACGCACTACCGCAAACATTGTAAGTGAAATTCATGAAGCGCTGCAAAGTCTGCAGATCGATCGTTACATTCTGATGGCTCACTCCATCTCAGGACTTTATAGTCTGAATTATGTGAACCAGTACCCAGATGAAGTGAGTGCTTATATCGGGCTGGACAGCAGTGTTCCTACATTAAGAGAACAGAGGATTACTTCATCTGACATAGGTCCGGTAAAATGGTTCCGCAATCTTGGCTTCGCCCGCATCCAGCTGAAGCTGAGTGCCGACTCTTATGAAGGCCTGGCCTATGATGAGCAGACCAAAGAACAGATCCGCATTCTGATGCGTAAAAATATGTATAATTCAACTCAATTAAATGAGGCAGTGAGCATGTACTCCAACTATAACGCAGCAGAACAGCTGAGCTTTCCCGCCAAATTACCAGTCCTGTTCATTCTCCAGGCGAATCACCCGGTGACGGACCAGTGGGTTCCGGAACACGAGAAGCAAATCGGGCATTCTCTGCATGGAGAAATTGCCTTACTGTATGCGGATCATTATCTGTACCGTTCCCATCCCGAAGATATCGCTGAGAAAATACGGGATTTCACCGCTGACAAAACCTGA
- a CDS encoding alpha/beta hydrolase — protein sequence MNVTETMEIKNGTGIRKKRRLGLKIIGGILGVLVLFMGVLFIVNVISKGVEKKKIEPYGQYVAVDGKQMNVFIQGSGGQTIVLLPGQGTPSPVLDFKLLIDELSPDYRVVAIEPFGYGLSDPTEKARTTENIVSEIHEAVQQLGIGRYILMGHSITGLYGVSYVNSYPDEVLAFVGIDSSVPNQPGMDVKLPLKSMQFLQQSGLMRLLQKVSGDPYASLDYDEHTKEQMTLISNQVAGNATMMDELKHLGSNFKNGEQLTYPNDLPVLLFVQSNNEHNEQWVPLHEAQVKLSSQGLMIPMEGSHYLHHTKYKEIAKAFKEYMQQIQ from the coding sequence ATGAACGTGACAGAGACGATGGAAATCAAGAACGGGACCGGAATCCGCAAGAAACGGAGACTGGGGTTAAAGATAATTGGAGGAATCCTTGGGGTGCTTGTGTTGTTCATGGGTGTTCTATTTATCGTTAATGTGATCAGTAAAGGGGTCGAGAAAAAGAAAATTGAACCGTACGGCCAATACGTCGCTGTGGACGGCAAGCAGATGAATGTGTTCATTCAAGGCAGCGGCGGGCAGACGATTGTCCTTCTTCCAGGGCAGGGGACCCCGTCACCTGTGCTTGATTTTAAATTGCTGATAGATGAATTGTCTCCCGATTACCGGGTGGTCGCCATTGAACCCTTCGGATACGGACTCAGTGACCCAACGGAGAAGGCAAGAACTACGGAGAATATCGTCAGCGAAATTCACGAAGCTGTGCAGCAGCTGGGGATCGGCCGTTACATTCTTATGGGACATTCGATCACCGGACTTTACGGTGTGTCTTATGTGAACAGCTATCCTGACGAGGTTCTTGCTTTTGTCGGCATCGACAGCAGTGTTCCGAATCAGCCGGGGATGGATGTTAAGTTACCGCTGAAATCGATGCAGTTTCTGCAGCAATCAGGTCTGATGAGACTGCTCCAAAAAGTTAGCGGTGATCCCTATGCGTCACTTGACTACGATGAGCATACCAAAGAACAGATGACGCTCATTTCAAATCAAGTCGCAGGGAATGCAACAATGATGGACGAGCTCAAACATCTCGGATCCAATTTCAAGAATGGGGAGCAGCTGACATATCCAAATGATCTGCCGGTGCTTCTCTTTGTCCAATCGAACAACGAACACAATGAGCAGTGGGTTCCGCTGCATGAGGCACAGGTCAAACTATCGTCGCAAGGCCTGATGATCCCGATGGAAGGCTCACATTATCTGCATCATACGAAATACAAGGAAATCGCCAAGGCATTCAAAGAGTATATGCAGCAAATCCAATAA
- a CDS encoding ABC transporter ATP-binding protein: protein MWMLSAVVQGILIGLLAPVMQLFFDRATDYAAGKAGLTFAAIGLVLLGVFQIGRSAINGFVHFCMTIYYQKADGLLSIEVHDKVSKIAPVCFEDARILDDMNKALQGKKEAVLFTGNMLNTFTFYLPYFVIMSVYLFRVKPILVVSLVLVFVPVLLTQIFRMQIFAKAEDKSAPVRRKADYYESCMSGREYFKETRILGAFPYFRELYADSLALLNKLRFRAAAKSDLTQFGVQLLSLGGTAGILLLLLDGLMKEEISVGAFAAIFASVDTMFKLMDQLISDKWGAIARDFGRVQCYLRFLQMPERGGMDIEMPADVDIALRDVYYSYPNVTRNAVEDLSLTIKDGETVALVGENGSGKTSLVRLITGLYLPDKGEVLYGEARTGEVSMASLFKNTSAVFQKFQRYQMTLRENIGISDTNAVAGEAELDAISVKSGLDKDGRSFSNGYDTMLSREFDGVDLSGGQWQRIAIARAFFRHHKLIVLDEPTAAIDPVEETKVYKRFAEISRDKTAIIVTHRLGSVKLADRIIVMKAGRLVEQGTHDELISQRGEYARLYQSQEQWYTN from the coding sequence ATGTGGATGCTTTCCGCTGTGGTGCAGGGTATTCTCATCGGTCTGCTTGCCCCTGTCATGCAATTGTTTTTTGACAGAGCAACTGATTATGCTGCCGGCAAAGCGGGGCTGACCTTTGCCGCTATAGGCTTGGTCCTGCTGGGGGTGTTTCAGATTGGCAGAAGCGCGATCAACGGCTTTGTCCATTTCTGTATGACAATATATTACCAGAAGGCGGATGGACTCCTTTCCATAGAGGTGCATGATAAAGTCAGCAAGATTGCACCGGTATGCTTTGAAGACGCCCGGATCCTTGACGATATGAACAAGGCGCTCCAAGGGAAGAAGGAGGCCGTCTTGTTTACCGGGAATATGTTGAACACTTTCACCTTCTACCTTCCTTACTTTGTCATCATGTCGGTCTACTTGTTCCGGGTCAAGCCGATTTTGGTTGTGAGCTTGGTGCTTGTCTTCGTGCCGGTTTTGTTGACACAGATTTTCCGGATGCAAATTTTCGCCAAGGCCGAGGACAAATCGGCACCGGTACGCAGGAAGGCCGATTATTATGAGAGCTGCATGAGCGGGAGGGAATACTTCAAGGAGACCCGGATTCTAGGCGCCTTTCCCTATTTCAGGGAGCTCTATGCCGATTCGCTGGCTTTGTTGAACAAGCTGAGGTTTCGTGCAGCCGCTAAGTCTGATTTGACGCAGTTCGGAGTGCAGCTGCTGTCACTTGGCGGCACTGCCGGAATCCTCCTCTTGCTGCTTGACGGGCTGATGAAGGAGGAGATCAGTGTTGGTGCCTTTGCAGCGATCTTTGCTTCTGTAGATACGATGTTTAAGCTTATGGATCAATTAATCTCCGACAAATGGGGGGCTATCGCCCGAGATTTCGGCAGGGTTCAATGCTACCTCAGGTTTTTGCAGATGCCGGAGCGGGGAGGCATGGATATTGAAATGCCTGCGGATGTTGACATAGCCTTGCGGGACGTGTATTACTCCTACCCCAACGTGACCCGGAATGCGGTTGAAGATCTGTCCTTGACCATCAAGGACGGCGAGACGGTTGCCTTGGTCGGGGAAAACGGCTCGGGCAAGACCTCCCTCGTTCGCTTAATCACCGGCCTCTACCTGCCGGACAAAGGCGAAGTCCTGTATGGCGAGGCCAGGACCGGAGAGGTTTCCATGGCCTCGCTGTTCAAGAACACCTCTGCCGTATTCCAGAAATTCCAGCGGTATCAGATGACCCTGCGTGAAAATATCGGGATTAGTGACACCAACGCCGTGGCAGGTGAAGCCGAATTGGATGCGATAAGCGTCAAGTCAGGACTAGACAAGGACGGCCGGAGCTTCTCGAACGGATATGACACGATGCTGTCGCGGGAATTTGACGGCGTGGACTTGTCCGGCGGCCAGTGGCAGAGAATCGCCATCGCCCGGGCTTTTTTCCGCCATCACAAGCTCATTGTTCTCGACGAGCCAACAGCGGCCATCGACCCGGTTGAAGAGACAAAGGTGTATAAGCGTTTTGCAGAAATATCGAGAGATAAGACCGCCATCATCGTCACTCACAGACTCGGCTCGGTAAAGCTTGCTGACCGCATCATTGTGATGAAGGCCGGCCGGCTGGTCGAGCAGGGGACACATGACGAGTTGATTTCACAGCGTGGTGAATATGCCCGCCTCTACCAGTCTCAGGAGCAATGGTATACGAATTGA
- a CDS encoding ABC transporter ATP-binding protein has product MRRATYYQDVLTGRDYVEERALFGYSGELNERYKDKFLTAYGINMKMQRSRYMKMSGSGMITVLVAILVAGVLLAPLGSGQISTGMFMGLVTTTLGLVPIIVFDLTNATNDMANGREYMRDLTAFSGLSETPGATDLPAKQMAVPQCIELRDVSFAYPGTDVMILKGLSLKLFSKRLYAFVGVNGAGKTTITKLLTGLYDNYAGEILIDGRNIRNFAQAELKSLFSIVYQDYARYQVPVVDSIGLGDVRDMPMENLDRPLNVLGLEQAVSRMHSGIKTPLGRIHEAGIDLSGGQWQKVAIARSLVSRAPIHILDEPTAALDPAAESELYELFRKASQDKSTILITHRLGAARIADEVFVIADGRMAEQGTHKELMDKGGIYAEMFEAQRGWYI; this is encoded by the coding sequence ATGCGCCGGGCCACGTACTACCAGGACGTGCTGACTGGGCGGGACTATGTGGAGGAGCGGGCGCTTTTTGGCTATTCGGGCGAACTGAACGAGCGTTACAAGGACAAGTTTCTGACTGCGTATGGCATAAACATGAAAATGCAGCGCAGCCGCTATATGAAGATGAGCGGCTCCGGCATGATTACTGTCTTGGTCGCAATTCTGGTCGCAGGAGTGCTGCTTGCGCCGCTTGGCTCCGGCCAGATCAGCACCGGCATGTTCATGGGGCTTGTGACCACCACCCTTGGGCTGGTGCCCATCATCGTTTTTGATTTGACGAACGCCACAAACGACATGGCAAATGGCCGGGAATACATGCGTGACCTGACGGCGTTCAGCGGGCTCTCCGAAACGCCGGGCGCGACAGACCTGCCAGCCAAGCAAATGGCCGTGCCGCAGTGCATCGAGCTACGTGACGTTTCCTTTGCCTACCCCGGAACGGACGTGATGATCCTTAAAGGCCTCAGCCTGAAATTATTCTCCAAGAGGCTTTATGCCTTCGTTGGAGTCAATGGGGCCGGAAAGACCACGATAACCAAGCTTTTGACGGGCCTATACGATAATTATGCCGGGGAAATCCTCATCGACGGGAGAAACATCCGTAACTTTGCACAAGCGGAATTAAAGTCATTGTTCTCAATTGTGTACCAGGACTATGCCAGGTACCAGGTTCCCGTGGTTGACAGCATCGGCTTGGGGGATGTGCGAGACATGCCTATGGAGAACTTGGACCGCCCGCTCAATGTGCTGGGGCTTGAGCAGGCGGTGTCCAGGATGCACTCAGGAATCAAGACGCCGCTCGGCAGAATACATGAAGCTGGTATAGATTTATCCGGGGGCCAGTGGCAGAAGGTGGCCATTGCACGCTCTCTCGTGAGCCGCGCCCCGATACATATCCTGGATGAGCCTACCGCCGCCCTTGACCCGGCAGCCGAGAGTGAATTGTACGAATTGTTCAGAAAGGCAAGTCAAGACAAGTCAACGATCTTGATTACGCATCGGCTTGGCGCGGCCCGGATTGCGGATGAAGTCTTTGTCATCGCTGACGGCCGCATGGCCGAGCAGGGCACACATAAGGAACTCATGGACAAGGGAGGCATTTATGCCGAAATGTTCGAGGCGCAACGGGGGTGGTATATTTGA
- a CDS encoding nitroreductase family protein: protein MATELKAEVEFNKVIRERHSVRKYDSAWKISEEDIKEILGDAILAPSSSNLQPWRFIVVTDQALKEQLLSIAYNQQQVVEASATIVVVGDTEAYRNAERISEDAVAAGYITAEVGAAMAKRSSDGYSKLPAAKLKEIALVDGGLVSMQLMLAAKARGYDTVPMGGFNPDGLRELFNLPGRYEPVMLISVGKAAVEAHSTARLPLAEVTHWNGFAE from the coding sequence ATGGCTACAGAACTGAAGGCAGAAGTGGAATTCAACAAGGTGATCCGGGAGCGGCATTCGGTGCGGAAGTATGACTCAGCCTGGAAGATTTCCGAGGAAGACATTAAAGAGATTCTGGGGGACGCTATTTTGGCTCCATCCTCATCAAATTTACAACCTTGGCGTTTCATTGTGGTTACAGATCAGGCGCTGAAGGAGCAGTTATTGTCTATCGCTTATAATCAGCAGCAGGTTGTCGAGGCATCGGCTACGATCGTCGTGGTCGGTGACACTGAAGCCTACCGTAATGCAGAACGGATTAGTGAAGATGCGGTAGCTGCCGGGTACATAACCGCAGAAGTAGGGGCAGCGATGGCTAAACGCAGCAGTGACGGTTATTCCAAACTGCCGGCAGCGAAGCTGAAAGAAATCGCTCTTGTCGACGGCGGCCTGGTCTCCATGCAGCTGATGCTGGCAGCCAAAGCAAGAGGCTACGATACCGTACCTATGGGCGGCTTCAATCCAGACGGGCTGCGTGAGCTGTTCAATCTTCCTGGCCGTTACGAGCCGGTAATGCTCATCTCCGTAGGCAAGGCAGCCGTAGAAGCCCACTCCACAGCAAGATTGCCCCTCGCGGAGGTAACGCATTGGAACGGATTTGCAGAGTAA
- a CDS encoding Rrf2 family transcriptional regulator, with protein sequence MIKTRTGGVFQHKSFGLVLQALVVLARKGDTCSSCEMAELLSSEATLLRRTMAKLTRAQILVTKEGRDGGYGLNRNAEELTLAEIYQALETGESCTKTVNETMHGNVLGEQMLEAYSDIAEEMDRSMMAVLEKYTLADLLRKLGC encoded by the coding sequence ATGATCAAAACACGAACCGGCGGTGTTTTCCAGCATAAATCCTTCGGACTGGTGCTGCAGGCGCTTGTGGTGCTGGCCCGTAAAGGTGATACCTGCTCAAGCTGTGAAATGGCCGAGCTGCTCTCCTCCGAGGCGACACTGCTGAGAAGGACGATGGCAAAGCTGACGCGTGCCCAGATCCTGGTAACCAAAGAAGGGCGCGACGGCGGCTACGGCCTTAACCGCAACGCTGAAGAGCTGACGCTTGCCGAAATTTATCAGGCGCTTGAGACAGGCGAATCATGTACTAAGACGGTGAATGAGACGATGCACGGCAATGTACTGGGTGAGCAGATGCTGGAGGCTTATAGCGATATCGCTGAGGAAATGGACCGGAGTATGATGGCCGTACTGGAAAAATATACACTGGCTGACCTATTACGCAAGTTAGGTTGTTGA
- a CDS encoding SDR family oxidoreductase: protein MHLLILGATGRVGSHITALALKGGHHVTALVRTPERIQVHDENLKIIQGNVLVQADIDCAIPGTDIVISALNTDETTTLSGSIPLIIEAMYHENIRRIITIGTAGILQSRVSPNMLRYQSSESRRKSTRAAEEHHRVYSLLKPSALEWTIVCPTYLPYGEYTGNYRVERDYLPEGGTQISVMDTAEFAYHQMQDSQYIKCRVGISY from the coding sequence ATGCATCTATTAATACTAGGGGCAACCGGACGGGTAGGGAGCCATATCACTGCACTCGCGCTTAAAGGCGGGCATCATGTGACGGCATTGGTCAGAACACCGGAGCGAATTCAGGTGCATGATGAGAACTTAAAGATTATCCAAGGCAATGTGCTGGTTCAGGCGGATATCGATTGCGCCATTCCTGGAACTGATATTGTCATTAGTGCCCTGAATACTGATGAAACAACAACGTTGTCAGGCAGCATCCCGTTAATCATTGAAGCGATGTATCATGAAAATATACGGCGGATCATCACTATAGGTACTGCCGGTATCCTGCAGAGCAGGGTCAGCCCCAATATGCTGCGGTATCAATCCAGTGAATCCAGACGCAAATCCACCCGTGCAGCAGAAGAACATCACAGGGTATATTCGTTACTCAAACCATCAGCCCTGGAATGGACCATAGTATGCCCAACCTATTTACCTTATGGAGAATATACGGGGAATTACCGTGTGGAGCGAGATTATTTACCTGAAGGCGGTACACAGATCTCTGTAATGGATACAGCAGAATTTGCGTACCATCAGATGCAAGACAGCCAATATATCAAGTGTCGTGTAGGGATTTCTTACTGA
- a CDS encoding MFS transporter, giving the protein MRNSWKIYMLALISFLVGTTQFSIVGMLDKIASSAGVSVSTAGQLITVFALGNAIGTPIVMIATAQMNQRKQLLMALIIILIGITATLSLPGFALLMVSRVILGLGTGIFIVTAYSLASKLAVPGKQGSAMSNVAMGFSSSLVLGVPLGRIIAVSYDWKTLFWGIGVLCLAAVIVVVKYIPVMDGEAAIPLSRRLDFLKQPQIAFTMGVTFFVFIGFSVVDTYITPFLAAAMPAMENRISAILLILGLGSLLGSRLGGFLADRIGILRTLLCAMAVQALALVLLNSVSGWIIGMILLLVVWEIAVWIFGPTQNFNLVSLAPEASSIALSLNSSFVQLGFAAGAGAGGISIRSLSILDIPWISAGSVMIAAAIAAVSIVRERSHTRSQEMM; this is encoded by the coding sequence ATGAGAAACAGCTGGAAGATATATATGCTCGCTTTAATTAGTTTCCTGGTAGGAACAACGCAGTTCAGTATTGTAGGGATGCTTGACAAAATAGCCAGCTCAGCCGGTGTATCCGTATCTACTGCCGGTCAGCTGATTACAGTCTTCGCACTCGGTAACGCGATAGGTACACCCATTGTAATGATTGCTACTGCGCAGATGAATCAGCGCAAGCAATTGTTGATGGCGCTTATCATTATCCTGATAGGCATCACTGCAACCCTTTCGCTTCCGGGCTTTGCGTTATTGATGGTATCCCGGGTGATTCTGGGTCTCGGAACCGGTATTTTCATAGTTACAGCCTACTCGCTGGCCTCAAAGCTGGCTGTACCCGGAAAGCAAGGCTCTGCGATGTCCAATGTGGCTATGGGCTTCAGCTCCTCGCTGGTGCTCGGCGTTCCGCTCGGCCGGATCATTGCAGTGTCTTATGACTGGAAGACCCTGTTCTGGGGCATAGGCGTATTATGCCTGGCGGCAGTCATTGTAGTAGTCAAATATATACCAGTGATGGACGGGGAAGCTGCTATCCCGTTATCCCGCCGCCTGGACTTCCTGAAGCAGCCGCAGATCGCATTTACTATGGGCGTAACCTTTTTTGTATTCATCGGATTCTCGGTAGTCGATACGTATATTACACCTTTTCTGGCGGCAGCAATGCCCGCGATGGAGAACAGAATAAGCGCCATTCTGCTGATCTTAGGGTTAGGAAGTCTGCTGGGATCGAGATTGGGCGGCTTTCTGGCGGACCGGATCGGCATACTTAGAACACTGCTCTGTGCGATGGCTGTCCAAGCGCTTGCTCTGGTACTGCTGAATTCCGTATCCGGTTGGATCATCGGGATGATTCTGCTTCTTGTGGTCTGGGAGATTGCGGTCTGGATATTTGGCCCAACCCAGAACTTCAATCTGGTCTCGCTTGCACCGGAAGCCTCCAGTATCGCCCTAAGCCTGAACAGTTCATTTGTGCAGCTCGGATTTGCAGCAGGCGCGGGAGCAGGGGGGATCTCCATCAGGAGCTTGTCTATCCTGGATATTCCCTGGATCAGCGCCGGATCGGTAATGATTGCAGCCGCTATTGCAGCTGTATCGATCGTCCGGGAACGTTCACATACAAGATCACAGGAAATGATGTGA
- a CDS encoding ABC transporter permease, translated as MIDNLLLALESLRANKLRSFLTMLGIIIGISSVISIISLGNVVTASVTNQMQGLGVNNVTVGVHLRSEEAPSPYDETLSAVQPKDKDRFSMQQIESMLANYPDIEAISLTEELGRGKARIGRKYSNMSLIGVNPGYSRVNNIKLLQGRTISDADVQGNRSVIVISDQTAQALYGSSGSAIGGNVSVYMERAIKQFTIIGIYRYEQSQFMTSSSRDIETNGFIPVTSAKKEAAFKNFAMITIMPHKNTDINLITGKLDTYVKHLTQSNSDWEGYAFNMQSEVESMTTMMRTLSVAVAVIAGISLLVGGIGVMNIMLVSVTERTHEIGVRKALGARDHQIRQQFVAEAMMLSLVGGIIGIMIGLLAGAGGALLMNTHAVFSPAVIGGTVLFSMSIGVFFGYYPANQAAKLNPIDALRYE; from the coding sequence ATGATTGATAATCTTCTGCTTGCCCTTGAAAGTCTGAGAGCGAATAAGCTGCGCTCGTTCCTCACGATGCTGGGTATTATTATCGGGATATCCTCAGTAATTTCAATCATTTCCCTGGGGAATGTAGTTACTGCTTCAGTTACAAACCAGATGCAGGGGCTTGGAGTCAATAATGTTACCGTCGGCGTACATTTGCGCTCTGAAGAGGCTCCTTCTCCCTACGACGAGACCCTAAGTGCTGTGCAGCCGAAGGATAAAGACCGCTTCTCCATGCAGCAAATTGAATCCATGCTGGCCAACTATCCGGATATTGAAGCGATCTCCCTAACGGAGGAGCTGGGAAGAGGGAAGGCCCGCATCGGGCGTAAGTACAGCAATATGTCTTTAATAGGAGTGAATCCCGGGTACAGCCGGGTCAACAATATAAAGCTGCTGCAGGGCAGAACTATCAGTGATGCAGATGTACAGGGGAACCGCAGTGTCATTGTGATTTCGGATCAAACGGCGCAAGCCCTTTACGGCTCCTCCGGTTCGGCAATCGGTGGTAACGTTAGCGTATATATGGAGCGGGCGATCAAACAGTTTACAATTATAGGCATCTATCGTTATGAGCAGTCACAGTTCATGACATCCTCCAGCAGAGATATTGAAACGAACGGGTTCATCCCCGTAACCAGCGCCAAGAAGGAAGCAGCCTTCAAGAATTTTGCCATGATTACGATTATGCCCCATAAGAATACAGATATTAATCTGATTACCGGCAAGCTGGATACGTATGTTAAGCATCTGACTCAGAGTAATTCAGACTGGGAAGGTTATGCTTTTAATATGCAAAGTGAAGTTGAATCAATGACCACGATGATGAGAACCTTATCCGTTGCCGTCGCGGTCATAGCCGGAATTTCCCTGCTGGTCGGGGGGATTGGTGTAATGAATATTATGCTGGTGTCCGTTACGGAGCGTACCCATGAAATTGGTGTACGGAAAGCATTGGGGGCACGGGATCATCAAATCCGCCAGCAATTTGTTGCTGAGGCGATGATGCTGTCGCTGGTTGGCGGCATCATCGGGATTATGATAGGTTTATTAGCCGGGGCCGGAGGGGCCCTGCTGATGAATACCCATGCTGTTTTCTCACCTGCAGTCATTGGCGGTACCGTCTTATTCTCCATGAGCATCGGCGTGTTCTTTGGATATTATCCGGCCAACCAGGCGGCTAAGCTTAATCCGATAGATGCCTTGCGGTATGAATAA
- a CDS encoding ABC transporter ATP-binding protein, whose translation MIEISDLVKKYYTGTANEITVLNHVNLSIAEGEFVAIVGQSGSGKSTLMNIIGALDQPTSGGYVLDGMPLERLSREELAHIRNQKIGFVFQSFNLIPRNSALKNVELPMMYAGMKAAERSKRGKELLEMVGMGERLHHQPNELSGGQMQRVAIARALANNPSIILADEPTGALDSVTGNLVMDLFLRINREDRKTILFITHSVELAQLCPRIVTLRDGVIVSDEPGGNSGGIHQ comes from the coding sequence ATGATTGAGATCAGTGATCTGGTTAAGAAGTATTACACAGGCACAGCAAATGAAATCACCGTGCTCAATCACGTGAATCTTAGTATAGCTGAAGGGGAATTCGTAGCCATAGTCGGGCAATCGGGTTCAGGGAAATCAACTTTAATGAACATTATCGGTGCCCTAGATCAGCCAACGAGCGGCGGATATGTCCTGGATGGAATGCCGCTTGAGCGGCTAAGCCGGGAGGAGCTGGCTCACATCCGTAATCAGAAGATCGGCTTTGTGTTTCAATCCTTCAACCTCATCCCCCGCAACAGTGCACTGAAGAACGTAGAGCTGCCTATGATGTATGCCGGCATGAAGGCAGCTGAACGATCAAAACGCGGGAAAGAACTATTAGAAATGGTCGGGATGGGGGAGCGGCTTCATCATCAGCCGAATGAGCTCTCCGGCGGACAGATGCAGCGTGTGGCGATTGCCCGGGCGCTGGCGAACAACCCATCCATTATACTGGCTGATGAGCCTACCGGCGCACTCGATTCAGTGACCGGAAATCTGGTGATGGACCTGTTCCTGCGGATTAACCGCGAGGACCGGAAAACAATTCTGTTCATTACTCACTCGGTTGAGCTTGCACAGCTATGCCCGCGGATCGTTACGCTTAGAGACGGTGTTATCGTTTCTGATGAACCGGGCGGCAATTCCGGAGGGATTCATCAATGA